TAGGCAGATATCACTTTTTCATACACTTCACCACTTTGCAAAACAGTCCAAGAGTAGTTAGTGGTATAGCCTTGAGGATCAACAACCCCGTCAGCATTACCCCAAGTTTGTACCGGTTGTGGAATACCATCAGGGAACCAAGCATTTAATGCTGCGTCCAAATCAATCGCTAAGTAAGAAGGAAAGTAGCTAAAATCACCTTGCCAATCGACAACTGTGGTCATGTCTTCGGTCAGTTTAAGCGGTGGCTCAGACTTTGAAAAAGCACCGTCGTTACCGTATTCAAATACCGAACGATTATTAGAGTAAGTACGATCTGAATAACGGGCACCAAATTCTACACTGGATATAATGTCGGTTTCTAAATCGTATTTAAAATCGACTCGGTAGGCTTTCATTTCATCCTCATTCACAAAAGGATAAATACCGTATTTGCTGACCATCACTCGGTCTACATCAGAAAAAGCCTCCGCTTGATTAAAACCGATATCGGGTAAATCTAGACCATTGAGCAAGTAACTAATTGACACATTCTCATCGAATATCGGTGTGTCGGCATTGGCATCGACGGCCACATTTGACCACAATAACCCATTACGGAAGTCACTTTTGGCTGACGACAACGACACATCAAGATTGACATTTAGCTTATCGGTAACTTGCCAATCCGCATTGACACCAAAACTGTTTACTTCATCAAAATCTTGGTTGTCATCGTTAACAATTTCAACTCGAGTGTAGCTTTTGGAGGTGCGATTAAACGTACCACCAATCACGCTGTTGCCATCATATACAGGGTTGGCGACACTGGCATTGCGACCACCCAATTTTGCTCGAAATCCTCGTGCAAATGATTCGCTGTCAAAACGAGACATAAATGCATCGGCTTTAACCACAAAGTTATCAACGGGTGCCCACTCAATTGCGCCCATGTAACCATTGCGAGTTTCAACGCCACCTAAATGCTGCATTTCAAACCCTTCGCTGATGTATTCAAAGTCTGGGTTATCAACCGGGCCGTTAGTGTCGTTTGCCAGACCATCTAGCTCTTTTGAGTCGTTGTACGCTAGGCCAATAAATTGGGTGGCAACACTGGGCTGTTCTAGGCGGGCATAACCGACTGCAATACCTAAGGTATCTTCTAAAAACTTACCTTGGTAAGAAAAGCTTAAACGGCTGCCATATTCTTCTGCGCCAAACACTTCACTGGCACGATCGTTATGCATACCCCGGGCATTAATAACAAAGCTATAATCTTTATCGATACTCAGTGGGCTGACGGTTTGTAACTCAACCGTACCTGCAACGCCGCCTTCTATAAGCGATGCTTTAGGCGATTTATAAACCGCTGCTGAGCTAATCAACTCAGAGGGATATTGATCAAACTCAATACTGCGCGAACCGCTGGTTGATACCTGCTCGCGGCCATTTAAGGTCGAAAATACAAACCCACCAGACATGCCGCGAATGTTAATTTCTGCCGCCTGCCCACCAGTACGTACTGCAGAAATCCCCGGTAAGCGTGTTAATGCATCTGCCATTGATACATCAGGCAATGCCCCCAAATCATCTGCCGACAACTGCTCTGACACTGTGTCACTAAACCGTTTTGAGTTAAGTGAATCAATGAGGCTGCGGCTGTAACCTTTGACCGCAATACGTTCAATCGGCTCGTCACTTGCTGCAAGACTGACTACAGCACTGGTGGCGACAAGCTCACTTGCATTAGCGTCATCGGCCGTCGTAGCAGGCTTATTGACTTCAATACTTTGTTTTGCGGCACTTGGCTGTTCAAGCGGATTAACATCATCATTAGCCATTGCAATATGAGGCATGAACATCACGCTCACACCTGCTGCCACTAGGGCTAATGACAATAAACTGGGTTTGCTTTTGAGCATTGGTTTTTCCCTCACCATATCGACTTATTAGTGACCCAATACTCAGTTATCTCGCGCAGACAAATCTAAATATTGGACATTTATTATTCCGATATACTAGGCATTAGCTTGAATAACACACAACACAATGCATACGTATTCATTACAAATTGATAACATGACCTTGTTTTAAAACACATAACAAAATAGTCATGTTAATCATGTAAGCAACTGATTTTAAAGTTATCTGATTCACTTTGATGCATAGCGGTTTCGCAACATTGATTACCACGATTTAGTTACATTAGGTGGGTGTTTCAATTTGACTATTCAGATCAAATTAATGGACATTGGGGTACGCTTGGTGTTGAATCAATACAGATGTGTTACCGTTTGGTAAGTACCCGCTGTTCAGCGGTAATACACGCTATATTAAGTTGTTATAAATACCACTTTAATGGGGTTTGGGGAGTACAAAATGGGCTTTAAATTAACGGTAAATTGGCAGTCTTCACCTAGTGAAGAAGGTGAATTTAATCGCGATCATGAGGTTAAGTTTGGCACAGGGCAAAGCATTCAAGCGTCATCTGCGCCAGAATACAAAGGCAATGCGGATAAAGTGAATCCAGAAGAAAGTTTGCTCGCGGCTTTGTCTTCATGCCATATGTTGACCTTTTTAGCTATTGCCCATTTAAAGCGGCTGCCTGTGGCCAGTTATGTTGATAATGCCACTGCTGATTTAGGTAAAAATGAAGCGGGCAAAGTGGCCGTGGTTAAAATGACATTAGCGCCAAAAGTGACATTTGCACAAGGGGTTGACGTTGACGAAGAAACGTTAGCTAAAATACATGAAAAAGCCCATGCAAATTGCTTTATTGCTAACTCATTAGCATGCGAAGTTGAAATAAAACACTAAGTATTTGTTGTGATAAATCAATAATAATAACCCTCTCAGCATTATGCGTGAGAGGGTTATTTTTTACTGTTTTACTTAAACCAATGTGAGGTTACTTGGTTTTAATGTCTGCCGCAGAACCTGTTTTAGGTATAGGTAATCCGCTCAATGGCTTTATAGGTTGCTGTACTAGTTCATCTTTTAAATAACTGATCGCAGCTTCAAGTTGTGCATCTTTACCGCTAAAAGTGGCATAAGGTAAATTATCCACTTCAATGTCGGGTTCCACCCCATGACCTTCAACAATCCAACGACCATCGATGGCATATTGTGGGTATTCTGCTACCCGCGCCATGCCTTTGTCGGTCACCGAATTTCGACCCGATAACCACACTCCAGCGCCTGCAGTTTGTTTACCAATAATAGGCGCAATGTTTAGCGCTCTAATTCCCGCAGAAAAAGTCTCACCATCTGAATAGGTCATTTGATCAGCTAATACGACTAAGTGGCCTCTGAAAGTTTGCTGCATGTTTGCATTCGTGCTGCCATGGGTTGGCTGCCAAAATGCCCACGCACGACGTAACAGTTTTTCGATAATCCAGCTGTCGATATTACCACCACGATTGCGGCGAACATCAATGATTAACCCCTCTTTGTCGTAGTTGGTATAAAACTCGCGAGCAAAGCTTTCAACATCACCGCTGCCCATGGCATACAAGTGCAAATAACCAATGTTACCTTTAGAAGCTTTGGCTACTTTGTCACCGTTATGCTCAACCCAATCAAGGTAACGTAGCTTGGCATCGGTACCAATATCATGGGGCGTTACTATGGTATTGATGGCCGTTTTTCCACGTACTAAACCCAGCAACACTTGCTTATTACCTTGATTACGCAGTAATTGCGTTACATCAGCAATGTTAGTGACTTTCTTGCCATTGAGGCTGGCAATCACATCACCTTCTTGAGCGTCCACTTCAATTCGTGCTAGGGGTGATGCCGACAATGGCAACTCAGGGTCGGTTTGATAAATATGGCTTATCACGACACCTTTGTCGGTTTGTGTCAGCCTAGCCCCTAATGCAGCAGCTTTGGCGGCATCGGCGTCTTGAGCAATATCACCACCACGCACCTGTGAATGTAATGAGTTAAGTTCACCCATCATTTGCATGAAAATGTCATTCAGCTCATTACGATCGGTCAGCCTATCAACCAAAGGCTGATACTTGGCTTTGGCTGCTTGCCAATCCACACCACGCATTTTCGGGTCAAAAAATGAATCACGATGCATTAACCATGCATCTTCAAAAATTTGCTGCCATTCTTGTGGTGGCGAAATGCTTAACTGCCATTGGTCAGTACTGACTTTGGCGCGTGATACATCGCTGGGCAGTTTGTCTCCGGCATCAACAATCAAAAGGTTTTTAGGGTCAGACTGTTTGCGCAGCATAATTTTACTGCCATCTTTTGATAACGAATATTGGCCGACATCTTCGCTAAAGGTATCAACCTTAATATTGAGCGGATCAAACTTAATCAGTTTTAACTCACTTTTATCTTGGCTGCCATCCAATAAATACAGCTTATCTTTAGTTGCGACTAAACTATTGTAGTTACCAGAATCTACTGGCACTTGCCATAAGCGTTGGTTTAATCCGTCCCACTCTACTTTGACTTTTGCTGGGGTGTTCTGATCTTTACTGTCGACTTTTTTAGCGTCTTTGTTAACAGTAAGCTCGGTTGGTTTGGCAAACGGAAACGACGCTTTAGCATCTAATGCTAAGGCAAACACTTGCGTGCGTTTGTCAAATATCGGCCCCATGTTACGGTCACCCCAAGGCGAGTCTGGGGTGGCTTTAAATTCGCGATTAGACAAGAAATACAACCATTTACCGTCGTGACTAAAACTGGGTGAAAACGACTCGTATTTGTCTGAGGTCAAGGTTTGTGCTTTTGATTCGTTAATGGAATACAACACAATTTGCGGACGCTGTTTGCCAATTTCGGCCTTGGTTAGGGCAATAAACTGACTGTCGCCAGACCAGGTAATATCTTGATAAGGGCCTAACCCCTCGCCGTTTTGAATAATTTTTTGGTTATTGTTGCGGCTTAAATCGTATAACCACACATTGCCCATGTAATCATCATGCACTAAATAACGGCCATTTGGCGATAACGACAAGCTGGTGCGTAAGGTGCTGCCATCTTTGGTGAGCTGTTTCGCGCCAGCTGAACCGTCGGCTGGATATTGCCAAATTTCTTGCTCACCAGATGCATCGCTAATGCCATAAACCCATTTGCCATCATCGCTTAATAGTGCATCGCGTACTCGGCTATCGGCAGGAGAGTCTATTTGCACTAAACGGCGACCATCGTTACTGGCAATTGCCACATGGCTGCGGGCGGTAATGACCACGTTATCGCCTTGATGCGAAAACACTGTCGAGGTGGCATAATCCATTGGGTCGTTAACCCACTGCTCGCGGCGATGAGTAAAGTCGCTAGTAAGCTCGATGTCTAATGTTGACTCAGTAAAATTCGCTAAGTTGAGTAACTTAATGTCGGCGCCCTGCTGAAATACAATACGACCATTATTAAGTTGGGCATCACGCACTTGCCAGTCGGTATATTTGGTGTGCTGTATAAAATCTTTGCCATCGACTGTCATTGACCAAATATTGTCATTACCGGACTGATCACTAACAAAATAAACTCGACCATTAGATAACATCGGCTGTTTAACTGAGCCGTCATGGATTGCAGTTAACCGCTGGGCTTCTTGTTTACTGCCTAGCTTATAACGCCAAATCTCACCTTTAGCGCCGCCGCGATATACTTTGACATTATCGCCACTGACTTGCAGACCAAATTGGGTAAAGTACACATACTCGCCTTTATCATCTATGGTGCCTTCAACGGCGTCAGCTAACGGTAAATCAGTGATGGTTAAGGTTTGTGGGTCAACGGTTTTAAGCACCCAAAAGTTAGCTGGGCCAAAGGCGTTGTCAGTGGAATACAATACTTCGCCAGATGCGGTCCAGCCTTGTAATCGCACTCGGCTGTTTTCAAAGCTGACGCGTTTAGCTACGCCGCCTTCAATAGGCATCACATACACTTCGGTTGCGCCTTCATAATTGGCCGTATACGCCACCCATTTACCATCTTTAGAAATTGTTGCGTCCAACTCTTCTGCCGCCAAACTGGTTAAGCGACTGGCTTTAGTTTGGTTCTGGTTTTGACTGAGTTCAGTAGTCCAAAGATCGCCTTCGGCAGTAAACACTAAGGTTTGATCGTGTAATGCAGGAGCGCGGTAATAACCTTGATTAGAGGCATTGGCGAATATCATTGATGAACACGCTAAAGTACCTAAAGCCAGCATACAATGCGCAACAGAGCGGCGAAGTTTCATGGTGAGGAGCTTCCTTTATTAAGTCTAATAGACTGTTTTTATTTATCGCTTCACGTTAGCAGAGTTATGGCTGTTTTTGCAGCACAAAAATGTAACCAAAAACGGCTAAGCAGTATTTGCTTAGCCGTTGGGTTATTGAGAGTATTTTCACGAGTGTTATGCGTGAATTATCGAGAGGTTAGCTGCAGTTTAATTTTATGGTATTGCTCATAAAGTGGATGCGACGGATCTGATAGCTCAGGGAAGCGTTGATCGATAGTGAGCATATAACGTTCCGCCTGAATCAGCTTATTGTCTGCCATTAATACGGTTAATCGGGCCAATGCGACATCAGGCGTATCTAAATGAATATCACCTTTTAGTGAACTTTCATCTTGCTGCTTCATTAATTGCACCTCGTTTTTATTAGCAAGCGATTGTAATCCAAGCGCATTTTTTGGCGATTGGGCTTCATTGTCTTTGGGGACAACAGCTTGTTTTGTATCCGATTGTGCTGGTGCAGCACTGGCGGACTCGATATTGGCGGCGCCACGACTGAGAGGTTGATTTTCACCACGCTCGGCACTGCTCGATAAACCTTCTACCACTATCGACTTTTCGGTTGCAGCATCAGCTGAAAGCCTCTTAGTCTGTTGTAATAAAGCAGGCTGCACCGATGAACTCGGCTCAAGGTTGATACCCACTTGCTGCTGTATGCTTGGATTTAACATAAACAATCCAGCCACTAGCAACACTGATGCAGCACTTGAAAATGCCCAGGCATTACGTTGCCACAGTGACTTTGTCGACTTTTTGCCTTGAGCAGATACATGAGATCCCGCTCGCGCCTTGGCTAAAATAGCCTCATCCAGTTCAGCCGATGGCTGCTCTAAAGGTTGCTGATGGTAAGCATCTTTGATTTCTGTTTGTAATGCAGTGAACTCTGCATCATGATCTTGTTGCTGACTCATAATGATGTCTCCTGCCATTGGTTAGCGATACATTGCTTAATACTTTGATAAGCATATCGAATACGACTTTTTGTGGCTTCTAAAGTCACATTAGCAATATCGCTTATCGCGGCAGCGGTCATACCCATTTCGATATTGAGTAAAAAAGCCTCTTTTTGTACAGGCGGCAGTTTTGCAATGCATTGCTTCATCATATCGACTTGTTGCTGTTGCTGTAATTGCGACTCTGGTGAGGCTTGGCTATCAGCTTCTAGGCTATCCATAGTCTCGTCTTCACCAAGTGGGGCCAACTTGTCCAGTGGCTTAACTGCACGTACATGATCTATCAATAAGTTGTGGGCAATTTTATATAACCATGTGGTGAATTTAGCCGTTACCTGATATTGCGCTGCAGCAGTAATCACTTTACCCCAAGTATCTTGATATAAATCTTCTGCTAACTGCTGTTGATGTAATTGGCGGACAAAATAACGATACAAAGGTCCTTTATGCTTACGGTACAAGGTTTCAAAGGCATTCATATCGCCGGCCTGATAATCTAACATCAGCTGCTCGTCACTGCCGGCTTGTATGGCAAAAGTCTGTTGCGTAGGCTGTTTCAATGTTGACACTATTTAATCCTTTTAATTATGCACTTATTGATTAAGCCGATTGACACCCGGCGCTAACGCTTGGGAAAGTACACTCGCGGTTTTAAGCATTTGCACAAATTCATGGCGATAACCAAAATGGTCTTGGCCCATAGCTGACTCTGCAAGGGTAATTAACTTAGTATAATCAGTATCGTGGACATAATCATTATGATTAAGTAATTGGCCAAATCCGGCGACGGCGGCAGCAAAGCGAAAATCATCACTGGCTTGGTGTAAATGTGTTAACTGCTGATCACGGCTGATCGAATAAGTTATTAATTGGCTAGCTTGTTCGCCAATAGCTTTATAGCGCAACTTTAAAAATGCCACTTCATTCACAGTACTTAACTGCCCGCTTCGACTTTCATTAGTGTCTTTAGCCCCACTAACCGACTCAGACTGGCTCTGAGCATAACGCAGTGGATCAACTAAGCGCTGATGGCTGTCGTTATAACGCAGTTCATATAAAGCAGTCACAGTATGCCCCGCACCAATTTCGCCAGCATCGACGGCATCATTGTTAAAGTCGCTGCGATTTAACATGCGATTCTCATAACCAATTAAGCGATATTCTGACACGACAGCAGGATTAAACTCGATTTGTATTTTGACATCATGAGCAATGGTTAGCAGGGTGGCATGAAGTTGGTCAACAAGGACTTTTCTGGCCTCATTGAGGGTATCAATATAGGCATACTGACCATTGGCTTTGTTTGATAATTGCTCTAACAAATGGTCGTTATAACTGGCAGTGCCGGAGCCTAGACCAAAACCTAGGGTTGATAAGCCAATCCCCTTTTTGCTTTGACTGGCAACGTAATCAACTAATTGTTGATGATCTGTCATACCGAGGTTGAAGTCACCATCTGTGGCCAAAATAACGCGGTTACTGCCGTTTTCGATAAAGTGCTTTTGTGCTATTTGATACGCCAGCTGAATCCCTTGGCTACCGTTAGTGCCGCCTTGCGCACTTAACTGACTGAGTGCGATGTTAATCGCGCTAAAGTCATTACCAGCGACACCGTCTAACACCACACCACTGGCTCCCGCATACACCACAATCGACACTTTATCTTGCGCCGATAACTGCTGACTGAGCATCAGCAGTGCTTGTTTCAATAAGGGCAATTTATCGTTAGATGACATTGAACCAGACACGTCCAGAAGTAACACTAAATTGCTGGCTCCGAGCTTGTCGGGCGCAATGTCATAACCTTTAATACCAATCCGCAGTAACTGAGTATCTTGATTATAAGGTGAAGGAGCAAGCTCTGTTGTCACACTAAATGGCGTATTCTCTCTTGTTGGTGCGGGATAATCATAACTAAAATAATTAACCAGCTCTTCTACTCTGACGCTATTTTTAAGCGGCAACTGACCTTGATTAATCAATTTTCTCGTGGTGCTGTAACTGCCTGTATCAACATCAATTGAAAAGGTTGATACAGGTGTTTCACCCGCAACCATATTGCCGTTTTGCACTACCGATGCAAACTTATCATTATTGCTTGGCAGCAATGTCATGCTACGACTCGTGGCCTCCAAGGAAGTGACATTGCGATAACCAGCTGGATGATCAATGGCTTTTGTGCGTGTTAATTGCCGTTCTTCAGTGACAAGACTGGCTGCTTGTTGGTATGAAACTGGTGATGCATTATTCAAAGCCTGTATCTGCCCCTGTTTGCTTGACGCTTGCTGAAGTGATGATTCAACTTCAATCGTCGCATCTTGCGCCTTAGATTGAGAGCCTTCTTTAGGTTCTGGTGCGCAGCCACTAACAATCATGGCACTTATCGTTATGGTTAACACACTGTGCTGTAACCGCTTGCAGTGATAACTTAGGTTATGACTTATTTTAGTGTTCATGCTGTTTCCCTCATCATTTTGCTTTTATTAAGCGATTTTCATCAACTCATTGGTGATCACTCGATTGGCTATAAGCCGATTGGCGATAATCAAACAAGATGGCGTTTGCGACTAATAACGACGAGATAAGTAAAAAGGGTTATTTAAATGATCATTTCGTCGCGATTGAAACCAGCACCAATAAAAATCTGAGCGAGTGATAACTTGGATGTTCCAGCTTAGTTTTCGTATTTAGAAACTGAGTGTTAGCCTCATAAAACACTGAATTGCAGCCAACAGAGCACGGCTTATGCTATTATCTAGCACCTTTTTTATCGCCTTAATATTGACGTTAATCGCCGCGGTATCCTGATGAGCGAATTAACTAAATATACTAATAGAATAAGTACGTTAAGGAGTTAACATGCAAGCCCTAGTTGCTGTTGTAATGGGTTCGAAAAGTGATTGGCCTACGATGGAAGCCGCCGCTGAAATTATGGATAAGTTACAAGTGCCTTACCATGTTGAAGTCGTTTCAGCTCACAGAACACCTGACAAGCTAATGGAATTTGCAAGTTCCGCTGCCAATAAAGGCTATAAAGTCATTATTGGTGGCGCAGGTGGTGCAGCCCATTTACCTGGCATGATCGCCTCTAAAACTCGTTTGCCTGTGCTGGGTGTCCCAGTACAAAGCAAAGCACTATCTGGCATGGACAGTCTATTGTCTATTGTACAGATGCCTAAAGGGATTGCCGTTGGCACCTTGGCTATCGGTACTGCTGGTGCATTTAACGCCGGTTTATTAGCCAGTCAAATTTTGGCGATTAGCGATGCCGCTTTAGCTGAACGTTTAGAAGCATTTCGTGATGAGCAAACCCGCTCGGTCCTTGATAATCCCGATCCGAGAGAAGACTAATGACTTTGCCAAAAAATCTTTGGGTATTGGGTGACGGTCAATTAGGCGCCATGCTCAGTCATGCTGGCCAGCCGTTAGGCATTAATGTGCGTCCAGTTGACATTATGACGCCATCAGATGCGCAATTACCGCTAGAAGCTGATGACATCATTACCGCTGAACGCGAGCAATGGCCAGAGTCACAGCTCAGTTTACAACTCAGCCAACACCCACATTTTATTAATGGTCCAGTATTTGGTCGTTTAGCGGATCGCTTTACTCAAAAAAGTCTGCTCGATGAATTAGCTGTCGCCACATCACCTT
The Shewanella vesiculosa DNA segment above includes these coding regions:
- the purE gene encoding 5-(carboxyamino)imidazole ribonucleotide mutase; translation: MQALVAVVMGSKSDWPTMEAAAEIMDKLQVPYHVEVVSAHRTPDKLMEFASSAANKGYKVIIGGAGGAAHLPGMIASKTRLPVLGVPVQSKALSGMDSLLSIVQMPKGIAVGTLAIGTAGAFNAGLLASQILAISDAALAERLEAFRDEQTRSVLDNPDPRED
- a CDS encoding TonB-dependent receptor — encoded protein: MLKSKPSLLSLALVAAGVSVMFMPHIAMANDDVNPLEQPSAAKQSIEVNKPATTADDANASELVATSAVVSLAASDEPIERIAVKGYSRSLIDSLNSKRFSDTVSEQLSADDLGALPDVSMADALTRLPGISAVRTGGQAAEINIRGMSGGFVFSTLNGREQVSTSGSRSIEFDQYPSELISSAAVYKSPKASLIEGGVAGTVELQTVSPLSIDKDYSFVINARGMHNDRASEVFGAEEYGSRLSFSYQGKFLEDTLGIAVGYARLEQPSVATQFIGLAYNDSKELDGLANDTNGPVDNPDFEYISEGFEMQHLGGVETRNGYMGAIEWAPVDNFVVKADAFMSRFDSESFARGFRAKLGGRNASVANPVYDGNSVIGGTFNRTSKSYTRVEIVNDDNQDFDEVNSFGVNADWQVTDKLNVNLDVSLSSAKSDFRNGLLWSNVAVDANADTPIFDENVSISYLLNGLDLPDIGFNQAEAFSDVDRVMVSKYGIYPFVNEDEMKAYRVDFKYDLETDIISSVEFGARYSDRTYSNNRSVFEYGNDGAFSKSEPPLKLTEDMTTVVDWQGDFSYFPSYLAIDLDAALNAWFPDGIPQPVQTWGNADGVVDPQGYTTNYSWTVLQSGEVYEKVISAYVMANINTEIGGMPVTGNIGVRMVDTDQSATMLQNVDGDINLGAQNITDSIGIINQNYVSTVQGISYTDYLPSINLNFKITDDSQIRVAAAKVMSRPPINRLAGDISASVSDDGKINGSSTNNPFLMPFYADQYDLSYEYYFDEGAFVAAVFYKNIDSFIDTIAIENFDFQANGFNVPDYIVDEISGEQIATTNGTYTTAVNNAKGGYIRGLELAYTQVFASLPDAWSGLGFNASYSYTESEVQSITSLGGDTTTQDLPGLSNNVVSATLFYSYEGFETRVSARFRDEFVSEQVAINEQVVNFDAETVIDYQASYQVNDGLGLLFQVNNLTDEPTKSYFGNQNKTGTLQYFGREFYLGFTYAM
- a CDS encoding VWA domain-containing protein, which codes for MNTKISHNLSYHCKRLQHSVLTITISAMIVSGCAPEPKEGSQSKAQDATIEVESSLQQASSKQGQIQALNNASPVSYQQAASLVTEERQLTRTKAIDHPAGYRNVTSLEATSRSMTLLPSNNDKFASVVQNGNMVAGETPVSTFSIDVDTGSYSTTRKLINQGQLPLKNSVRVEELVNYFSYDYPAPTRENTPFSVTTELAPSPYNQDTQLLRIGIKGYDIAPDKLGASNLVLLLDVSGSMSSNDKLPLLKQALLMLSQQLSAQDKVSIVVYAGASGVVLDGVAGNDFSAINIALSQLSAQGGTNGSQGIQLAYQIAQKHFIENGSNRVILATDGDFNLGMTDHQQLVDYVASQSKKGIGLSTLGFGLGSGTASYNDHLLEQLSNKANGQYAYIDTLNEARKVLVDQLHATLLTIAHDVKIQIEFNPAVVSEYRLIGYENRMLNRSDFNNDAVDAGEIGAGHTVTALYELRYNDSHQRLVDPLRYAQSQSESVSGAKDTNESRSGQLSTVNEVAFLKLRYKAIGEQASQLITYSISRDQQLTHLHQASDDFRFAAAVAGFGQLLNHNDYVHDTDYTKLITLAESAMGQDHFGYRHEFVQMLKTASVLSQALAPGVNRLNQ
- a CDS encoding S41 family peptidase; translation: MKLRRSVAHCMLALGTLACSSMIFANASNQGYYRAPALHDQTLVFTAEGDLWTTELSQNQNQTKASRLTSLAAEELDATISKDGKWVAYTANYEGATEVYVMPIEGGVAKRVSFENSRVRLQGWTASGEVLYSTDNAFGPANFWVLKTVDPQTLTITDLPLADAVEGTIDDKGEYVYFTQFGLQVSGDNVKVYRGGAKGEIWRYKLGSKQEAQRLTAIHDGSVKQPMLSNGRVYFVSDQSGNDNIWSMTVDGKDFIQHTKYTDWQVRDAQLNNGRIVFQQGADIKLLNLANFTESTLDIELTSDFTHRREQWVNDPMDYATSTVFSHQGDNVVITARSHVAIASNDGRRLVQIDSPADSRVRDALLSDDGKWVYGISDASGEQEIWQYPADGSAGAKQLTKDGSTLRTSLSLSPNGRYLVHDDYMGNVWLYDLSRNNNQKIIQNGEGLGPYQDITWSGDSQFIALTKAEIGKQRPQIVLYSINESKAQTLTSDKYESFSPSFSHDGKWLYFLSNREFKATPDSPWGDRNMGPIFDKRTQVFALALDAKASFPFAKPTELTVNKDAKKVDSKDQNTPAKVKVEWDGLNQRLWQVPVDSGNYNSLVATKDKLYLLDGSQDKSELKLIKFDPLNIKVDTFSEDVGQYSLSKDGSKIMLRKQSDPKNLLIVDAGDKLPSDVSRAKVSTDQWQLSISPPQEWQQIFEDAWLMHRDSFFDPKMRGVDWQAAKAKYQPLVDRLTDRNELNDIFMQMMGELNSLHSQVRGGDIAQDADAAKAAALGARLTQTDKGVVISHIYQTDPELPLSASPLARIEVDAQEGDVIASLNGKKVTNIADVTQLLRNQGNKQVLLGLVRGKTAINTIVTPHDIGTDAKLRYLDWVEHNGDKVAKASKGNIGYLHLYAMGSGDVESFAREFYTNYDKEGLIIDVRRNRGGNIDSWIIEKLLRRAWAFWQPTHGSTNANMQQTFRGHLVVLADQMTYSDGETFSAGIRALNIAPIIGKQTAGAGVWLSGRNSVTDKGMARVAEYPQYAIDGRWIVEGHGVEPDIEVDNLPYATFSGKDAQLEAAISYLKDELVQQPIKPLSGLPIPKTGSAADIKTK
- a CDS encoding sigma-70 family RNA polymerase sigma factor; translated protein: MLDYQAGDMNAFETLYRKHKGPLYRYFVRQLHQQQLAEDLYQDTWGKVITAAAQYQVTAKFTTWLYKIAHNLLIDHVRAVKPLDKLAPLGEDETMDSLEADSQASPESQLQQQQQVDMMKQCIAKLPPVQKEAFLLNIEMGMTAAAISDIANVTLEATKSRIRYAYQSIKQCIANQWQETSL
- a CDS encoding OsmC family protein — encoded protein: MGFKLTVNWQSSPSEEGEFNRDHEVKFGTGQSIQASSAPEYKGNADKVNPEESLLAALSSCHMLTFLAIAHLKRLPVASYVDNATADLGKNEAGKVAVVKMTLAPKVTFAQGVDVDEETLAKIHEKAHANCFIANSLACEVEIKH